The Nyctibius grandis isolate bNycGra1 chromosome 23, bNycGra1.pri, whole genome shotgun sequence genome contains a region encoding:
- the RPL24 gene encoding large ribosomal subunit protein eL24: MKVELCSFSGYKIYPGHGRRYARTDGKVFQFLNAKCESAFLSKRNPRQINWTVLYRRKHKKGQSEEVQKKRTRRAVKFQRAITGASLAEIMAKRNQKPEVRKAQREQAIRAAKEAKKAKQATKKTAVSAAKAPTKAAPKQKIVKPVKVSAPRVGGKR, from the exons ATGAA GGTCGAGCTGTGCAGCTTTAGCGGGTACAAGATCTACCCAGGCCATGGGCGCCGCTACGCCCGCACCGACGGCAAG gtttttcagttcttgaatGCAAAATGTGAGTCTGCATTCCTTTCCAAGAGAAACCCCCGTCAGATCAACTGGACTGTTCTGTACAGGCGTAAACACAAGAAAGGACAGTCA GAAGAGGTACAAAAGAAGCGCACGCGTCGTGCTGTGAAGTTTCAGAGAGCGATCACTGGTGCGTCTTTAGCTGAGATTATGGCTAAACGAAATCAGAAGCCTGAAGTGCGAAAGGCGCAGAGGGAACAAGCTATTAG GGCTGCAAAAGAAGCCAAGAAGGCTAAGCAGGCAACCAAGAAAACGGCTGTTTCTGCTGCAAAG GCTCCTACAAAGGCAGCACCTAAGCAGAAGATTGTGAAACCAGTCAAGGTTTCTGCTCCCCGTGTTGGTGGAAAGCGCTAA